AGAGCTGGTCAAACAGTTGACGCCGGCCATGCAGGCAAAAATCAGCAGGGTCGGAACACAGCGATAATAATGTTAAATACTACGGCAGTGAGTATGGCTCTTACCAGGACTGAGGCGGCACCCACCTGAACGCATACAAAACAGATATTCTGGTAAGGAGATTTTGATATTCAAGACCGTGCACAATTCTGTATCCGCTTTTCATTCAACTCAGCCCTGAAGAGAATTCCTGTGCCTCCCGTGAATGTCACACCGGGAAAAGTGAAATCCCTGGTAATCTCGGAAAATCCAAAGTGATTATGAAGATGAATAGTGGCGAGATTCATGGCACTGGCGAAGTAATATGCCACCTTTGAATGATCTGCTATCCATAAAAGGCGGGAGCGTGTGAGCTCAAAAGCAATTCCGCACCGGCGGAAATCTTTTAAAACAATGACTCCAAGCAGATACCATCCTTCTGGTGCAGTATTTTGAGAGATACTTTCCGGCCTTTGAAAGAAGCCGGCCCTTCCAAAGGCTGCTATTTTAGTGCCGATTGAGGCGGTAAGCAGTAAATAGCTGTTGCCGTTGCGGGAAATCTCCTCGGCAAATCCTCTGGCACATGAGTTGAGATCCGTACCTTCTCTTGAAG
This window of the Candidatus Eremiobacterota bacterium genome carries:
- a CDS encoding GNAT family N-acetyltransferase — encoded protein: MSNFSDYKPHGVSSHPQPERFTIRPAAISDVPELALIKSSREGTDLNSCARGFAEEISRNGNSYLLLTASIGTKIAAFGRAGFFQRPESISQNTAPEGWYLLGVIVLKDFRRCGIAFELTRSRLLWIADHSKVAYYFASAMNLATIHLHNHFGFSEITRDFTFPGVTFTGGTGILFRAELNEKRIQNCARS